A window of Sebastes umbrosus isolate fSebUmb1 chromosome 3, fSebUmb1.pri, whole genome shotgun sequence contains these coding sequences:
- the pik3r5 gene encoding phosphoinositide 3-kinase regulatory subunit 5 isoform X1, with product MDFTAFRPFLACDVIFKNSSRPEGQATLSCSEADIMVLPAAPTGWQSHAVRKQRKKERHKPEQVKMQHTSCTEDRIQHALDRCLDGLRQSPTAAHHWNVLMCSAGQSMNRWSLEELVKRDPENSLILLQQIIRKTKEVQEQCQYELVAPLAIMFSSTLLQTPYCPPGTELLEEAVEVFRCFLTWPEPYCSVCRNLLSTLQLEIKAPGISFQRLVREEQSLNTPSQCSKIMTVLLMNPSEVPADFLSVAEQLSGIQHSQKETYITLIKHAFQSTLGTKYPLHSIHEALQEKPVNELGEIFSAVSDVLETAAAMREPLKGRSHVIQGLEQLRESMRIPASNGRKSDGMLQTLPLPTAKCYMFHWEKDNFDVLNILLEHEPDDEVTNGQAEEEEEVDIDDDDEDEDVTENYVEEEEEEDKEEEENEVELPSMSMIPNGYSANHRASTFSTISSLSTASKDSMFSTLSVASESYSPSLFSVCGDSDYFEDSDEYISSSPVAEKSSPKSSNKARLSQHLYRIFIKPRSTRSLSRAKSLGYTESKDLSMVRGKRSNSLPQQVKLLSPEPFLQPQSQTLRHVCFRRRPILSSDEDIKNTTLRVVVFGADHVAGKVARAYNSLRRRESACPRLSRVFNLQFYFVPVKRDSAAGLGSLRSPCPVVQTGTPKGAALYNDLHLTGSGDSTNDIAHLLGMLDPWYERNTLSLLNLPANVVCQQTSKTESESYDSSYEQRLPILADLVLYYCRYAARPTLIQLYQAELTLAGGERRTEVFVHSLELGHTAGTRAIKAMGAASKRFGIDGDREAVPLTLDVVYNRVVISGRSQWKRETKVCTSVNLTKACKNPEELDSKMECLQLTMTEVLKRQNCKSKKGYNQQLSVTEVKVDKVQVSGVGNTTFAVCLDQDEKKILQSVTRCDISVCYKPDSSADWRLRKAPSSAQIQPLNPSFCSLLCLPIVTFSGALP from the exons AACCTGAGCAGGTGAAGATGCAGCACACGTCGTGCACAGAGGACAGGATCCAGCATGCTCTGGACAGGTGTCTGGACGGGCTGAGGCAGAGTCCCACGGCAGCACACCACTGGAATG TGCTGATGTGCTCGGCGGGTCAATCAATGAACCGCTGGAGCCTGGAGGAGCTGGTGAAGAGGGACCCAGAGAACTCCCTCATCCTCTTACAACAAATCATCAGAAAGACCAAAGAG GTTCAAGAGCAATGTCAGTACGAGCTGGTGGCTCCCCTCGCTATCATGTTCTCCTCCACGTTGCTTCAG ACACCGTACTGTCCTCCAGGCACAGAGCTGCTGGAGGAAGCTGTTGAGGTGTTTCGCTGCTTCCTCACGTGGCCTGAGCCTTACTGCAGTGTGTGTAgaaacctcctctccacactaCAGCTGGAGATCAAGGCCCCAG GGATTTCCTTTCAGAGACTCGTGAGAGAAGAACAGTCCCTCAACACCCCCAGCCAGTGCTCCAAGATCAT GACCGTGCTGCTGATGAACCCATCCGAGGTGCCCGCTGACTTTCTCTCAGTGGCTGAGCAGCTCAGTGGCATTCAGCACTCGCAGAAAGAGACCTACATCACCCTGATCAAACACGCCTTCCAGTCCACACTAGGCACCAAGTACCCTCTACACAGCATCCATGAAGCCCTGCAG GAAAAACCTGTGAATGAATTGGGTGAGATCTTCTCCGCGGTAAGTGATGTCTTAGAGACGGCCGCTGCCATGAGAGAACCTCTGAAGGGCCGCAGTCATGTGATCCAGGGACTCGAGCAACTGAGGGAGAGCATGAGGATCCCAGCATCCAATGGAAGGAAGTCTGATG GAATGCTACAAACTCTACCCTTGCCTACAGCCAAGTGTTACATGTTTCACTGGGAAAAAGATAACTTTG ATGTCCTGAACATCCTTTTGGAACATGAGCCTGATGACGAGGTCACTAATGGGcaggctgaggaggaagaggaggtagacatagatgatgatgatgaggatgaggatgtgaCAGAAAATtatgtagaggaggaggaggaagaagacaaagaagaggaggaaaatgaagtAGAATTGCCTTCAATGTCTATGATCCCTAACGGCTACAGCGCCAACCATCGCGCCTCCACCTTCTCCACCATCTCCTCCCTGTCCACCGCCTCCAAAGACTCCATGTTCTCCACTTTGTCCGTAGCCTCGGAGTCCTACTCTCCGTCCCTCTTCTCTGTCTGTGGTGATAGCGACTACTTTGAAGATTCTGACGAAtatatctcctcctctcccgtcGCTGAAAAGAGTTCGCCAAAGTCTTCCAACAAGGCTCGGCTCAGCCAGCACTTGTACCGGATCTTCATCAAACCCAGGAGCACTCGGTCGCTATCCCGGGCCAAAAGCTTAGGGTACACAGAATCAAAAGACCTTTCAATGGTGCGAGGGAAACGCTCCAACTCTCTACCACAGCAAGTCAAGTTACTTAGTCCGGAGCCCTTCCTCCAGCCACAAAGTCAGACTCTCAGACACGTCTGCTTCAGAAGGAGGCCCATTCTAAGCAGCGATGAAGACATTAAGAATACCACACTGAGGGTGGTGGTGTTCGGTGCTGATCACGTAGCAGGGAAGGTGGCCCGAGCCTACAATAgcctgaggaggagagagagtgcatgTCCACGGCTCAGCCGGGTCTTCAACCTTCAGTTCTACTTTGTCCCTGTGAAGAGGGACTCAGCGGCGGGGTTGGGGAGTCTGAGGTCTCCTTGTCCTGTGGTTCAAACTGGAACGCCAAAAGGAGCAGCCCTGTATAAT GATCTTCACCTAACGGGCTCAGGGGACAGCACTAACGACATTGCCCATCTCCTGGGCATGTTGGACCCTTGGTACGAAAGAAACACCCTCAGCCTGCTTAACTTGCCTGCCAACGTCGTCTGCCAG CAAACCTCAAAGACGGAGTCAGAGTCCTATGATAGTTCATACGAGCAGCGTCTGCCCATCCTGGCTGACTTGGTCCTGTACTACTGCCGCTACGCTGCCCGGCCAACTCTGATCCAGCTCTATCAGGCTGAG TTGACGTTGGcaggtggagagaggaggaccGAGGTCTTCGTCCACTCCCTGGAGTTGGGTCACACCGCAGGAACACGAGCCATAAAGGCCATGG GTGCTGCCAGTAAACGGTTTGGTATTGACGGTGACCGAGAAGCAGTGCCTCTAACATTGGACGTGGTGTACAACAGG GTGGTGATTAGTGGGAGAAGCCAGTGGAAAAGAGAAACCAAAGTCTGTACGTCCGTAAACTTAACCAAAGCATGCAAGAACCCTGAGGAACTAG ACTCAAAGATGGAGTGCCTGCAGCTCACGATGACTGAGGTCCTGAAGAGACAGAACTGTAAAAGCAAGAAGGGCTACAACCAG CAGCTGAGCGTGACGGAGGTGAAGGTGGACAAGGTGCAGGTCAGCGGTGTCGGAAACACAACCTTTGCTGTGTGTCTGGACcaggatgagaaaaaaataCTGCAGAGTGTcaccag ATGTGACATATCAGTGTGCTATAAACCCGACAGTTCCGCTGACTGGAGGCTAAGAAAGGCCCCATCCTCGGCACAGATCCAGCCTCTCAACCCCAGCTTCTGCTCCCTGCTCTGCCTGCCCATCGTCACTTTCAGTGGGGCTCTTCCCTGA
- the pik3r5 gene encoding phosphoinositide 3-kinase regulatory subunit 5 isoform X2 yields MQHTSCTEDRIQHALDRCLDGLRQSPTAAHHWNVLMCSAGQSMNRWSLEELVKRDPENSLILLQQIIRKTKEVQEQCQYELVAPLAIMFSSTLLQTPYCPPGTELLEEAVEVFRCFLTWPEPYCSVCRNLLSTLQLEIKAPGISFQRLVREEQSLNTPSQCSKIMTVLLMNPSEVPADFLSVAEQLSGIQHSQKETYITLIKHAFQSTLGTKYPLHSIHEALQEKPVNELGEIFSAVSDVLETAAAMREPLKGRSHVIQGLEQLRESMRIPASNGRKSDGMLQTLPLPTAKCYMFHWEKDNFDVLNILLEHEPDDEVTNGQAEEEEEVDIDDDDEDEDVTENYVEEEEEEDKEEEENEVELPSMSMIPNGYSANHRASTFSTISSLSTASKDSMFSTLSVASESYSPSLFSVCGDSDYFEDSDEYISSSPVAEKSSPKSSNKARLSQHLYRIFIKPRSTRSLSRAKSLGYTESKDLSMVRGKRSNSLPQQVKLLSPEPFLQPQSQTLRHVCFRRRPILSSDEDIKNTTLRVVVFGADHVAGKVARAYNSLRRRESACPRLSRVFNLQFYFVPVKRDSAAGLGSLRSPCPVVQTGTPKGAALYNDLHLTGSGDSTNDIAHLLGMLDPWYERNTLSLLNLPANVVCQQTSKTESESYDSSYEQRLPILADLVLYYCRYAARPTLIQLYQAELTLAGGERRTEVFVHSLELGHTAGTRAIKAMGAASKRFGIDGDREAVPLTLDVVYNRVVISGRSQWKRETKVCTSVNLTKACKNPEELDSKMECLQLTMTEVLKRQNCKSKKGYNQQLSVTEVKVDKVQVSGVGNTTFAVCLDQDEKKILQSVTRCDISVCYKPDSSADWRLRKAPSSAQIQPLNPSFCSLLCLPIVTFSGALP; encoded by the exons ATGCAGCACACGTCGTGCACAGAGGACAGGATCCAGCATGCTCTGGACAGGTGTCTGGACGGGCTGAGGCAGAGTCCCACGGCAGCACACCACTGGAATG TGCTGATGTGCTCGGCGGGTCAATCAATGAACCGCTGGAGCCTGGAGGAGCTGGTGAAGAGGGACCCAGAGAACTCCCTCATCCTCTTACAACAAATCATCAGAAAGACCAAAGAG GTTCAAGAGCAATGTCAGTACGAGCTGGTGGCTCCCCTCGCTATCATGTTCTCCTCCACGTTGCTTCAG ACACCGTACTGTCCTCCAGGCACAGAGCTGCTGGAGGAAGCTGTTGAGGTGTTTCGCTGCTTCCTCACGTGGCCTGAGCCTTACTGCAGTGTGTGTAgaaacctcctctccacactaCAGCTGGAGATCAAGGCCCCAG GGATTTCCTTTCAGAGACTCGTGAGAGAAGAACAGTCCCTCAACACCCCCAGCCAGTGCTCCAAGATCAT GACCGTGCTGCTGATGAACCCATCCGAGGTGCCCGCTGACTTTCTCTCAGTGGCTGAGCAGCTCAGTGGCATTCAGCACTCGCAGAAAGAGACCTACATCACCCTGATCAAACACGCCTTCCAGTCCACACTAGGCACCAAGTACCCTCTACACAGCATCCATGAAGCCCTGCAG GAAAAACCTGTGAATGAATTGGGTGAGATCTTCTCCGCGGTAAGTGATGTCTTAGAGACGGCCGCTGCCATGAGAGAACCTCTGAAGGGCCGCAGTCATGTGATCCAGGGACTCGAGCAACTGAGGGAGAGCATGAGGATCCCAGCATCCAATGGAAGGAAGTCTGATG GAATGCTACAAACTCTACCCTTGCCTACAGCCAAGTGTTACATGTTTCACTGGGAAAAAGATAACTTTG ATGTCCTGAACATCCTTTTGGAACATGAGCCTGATGACGAGGTCACTAATGGGcaggctgaggaggaagaggaggtagacatagatgatgatgatgaggatgaggatgtgaCAGAAAATtatgtagaggaggaggaggaagaagacaaagaagaggaggaaaatgaagtAGAATTGCCTTCAATGTCTATGATCCCTAACGGCTACAGCGCCAACCATCGCGCCTCCACCTTCTCCACCATCTCCTCCCTGTCCACCGCCTCCAAAGACTCCATGTTCTCCACTTTGTCCGTAGCCTCGGAGTCCTACTCTCCGTCCCTCTTCTCTGTCTGTGGTGATAGCGACTACTTTGAAGATTCTGACGAAtatatctcctcctctcccgtcGCTGAAAAGAGTTCGCCAAAGTCTTCCAACAAGGCTCGGCTCAGCCAGCACTTGTACCGGATCTTCATCAAACCCAGGAGCACTCGGTCGCTATCCCGGGCCAAAAGCTTAGGGTACACAGAATCAAAAGACCTTTCAATGGTGCGAGGGAAACGCTCCAACTCTCTACCACAGCAAGTCAAGTTACTTAGTCCGGAGCCCTTCCTCCAGCCACAAAGTCAGACTCTCAGACACGTCTGCTTCAGAAGGAGGCCCATTCTAAGCAGCGATGAAGACATTAAGAATACCACACTGAGGGTGGTGGTGTTCGGTGCTGATCACGTAGCAGGGAAGGTGGCCCGAGCCTACAATAgcctgaggaggagagagagtgcatgTCCACGGCTCAGCCGGGTCTTCAACCTTCAGTTCTACTTTGTCCCTGTGAAGAGGGACTCAGCGGCGGGGTTGGGGAGTCTGAGGTCTCCTTGTCCTGTGGTTCAAACTGGAACGCCAAAAGGAGCAGCCCTGTATAAT GATCTTCACCTAACGGGCTCAGGGGACAGCACTAACGACATTGCCCATCTCCTGGGCATGTTGGACCCTTGGTACGAAAGAAACACCCTCAGCCTGCTTAACTTGCCTGCCAACGTCGTCTGCCAG CAAACCTCAAAGACGGAGTCAGAGTCCTATGATAGTTCATACGAGCAGCGTCTGCCCATCCTGGCTGACTTGGTCCTGTACTACTGCCGCTACGCTGCCCGGCCAACTCTGATCCAGCTCTATCAGGCTGAG TTGACGTTGGcaggtggagagaggaggaccGAGGTCTTCGTCCACTCCCTGGAGTTGGGTCACACCGCAGGAACACGAGCCATAAAGGCCATGG GTGCTGCCAGTAAACGGTTTGGTATTGACGGTGACCGAGAAGCAGTGCCTCTAACATTGGACGTGGTGTACAACAGG GTGGTGATTAGTGGGAGAAGCCAGTGGAAAAGAGAAACCAAAGTCTGTACGTCCGTAAACTTAACCAAAGCATGCAAGAACCCTGAGGAACTAG ACTCAAAGATGGAGTGCCTGCAGCTCACGATGACTGAGGTCCTGAAGAGACAGAACTGTAAAAGCAAGAAGGGCTACAACCAG CAGCTGAGCGTGACGGAGGTGAAGGTGGACAAGGTGCAGGTCAGCGGTGTCGGAAACACAACCTTTGCTGTGTGTCTGGACcaggatgagaaaaaaataCTGCAGAGTGTcaccag ATGTGACATATCAGTGTGCTATAAACCCGACAGTTCCGCTGACTGGAGGCTAAGAAAGGCCCCATCCTCGGCACAGATCCAGCCTCTCAACCCCAGCTTCTGCTCCCTGCTCTGCCTGCCCATCGTCACTTTCAGTGGGGCTCTTCCCTGA